The following is a genomic window from Strongyloides ratti genome assembly S_ratti_ED321, chromosome : 1.
tatatatcatataaataataatgtaaaaattgtatCATTTAACCTTATATggaaaaatataacaaaagataataggtatatataaatgacataaaaattacaaagaaaaaaaaaagccaACTTTATGggtgatatatattttaaaataaaaaaaaaaatgatagaaaaaatccactacaattttaaaataaattggaAAGATAAAATACTATAGTTGTTATCTCTCTTaataattaactttaaactttagatatataaattagattaaaaagataaaatatagtaaaattttaatccaTCCTATTTTatgtatgtatatatatagtcctatttagttttaatatttcaaaaataattttaccagactcagaatatataaaaatgcaGTCCCATTCGTCAACAATATAATCAATAATGGACGATTTAAAAGACtctaatataaaataaatgcaCTTTAGCTTAgtgtttatatttaataatgattcATTAATGAATgctttaaacatttaaataaataaagttaacCGCTTTTAAGACAcgtatcaatatttttttttttacattgaTTAATTctagtatttattttttgtttttttataaattatactttataaaaattgtttttagttgatatatttaaattaatttaatatatgtgAAATATTTTTCCTACATAAATCtgtatgtttttaataaatctagataaatattaaaaataaaaaaaaaaattaatttaataaaacccTTAGTCTTCATACTAATAAATAACTTAGGGAcctaattataaaatatcatttaatcttttaaataaaaaaaaatttatgtattattataattataattgaaaaaatgtaatttttttcgagttattttaatactaatgaatgagattttttttttaaattttgagatatagtataaaaattaatttatattagttgttatgaaactttttaaaaaaagattaaagaaatatttataagataatgtcaaataaatatttaaagataaataaattatcttgtcattattattttagttaaatattcaaattttaaatattttgaaaaagggaaaaactataaaatttaaataaaaagcaAATAGGGATAtgaaaattgatttttttttcaatgtttttgttatatatttcttataaataaaaaaattttcaacctGAATTGTCAACAACCAAAATACATTCGGTATTAAGTTGACTTACaagttgtaaaaaaaatttattcaaaattctaatatttaaaaaaaataataaaacaaagtgctataattatatattaatcattataataagaatgttaaaaagtaaaaaataaaaaaaaaacaattcaaaaaaaaaacaacgcGTCTACTAATCTAAGGATTAACCAgagaaatattttcaacTGAAAGTATTCtatttaatgtatatatatatatatattgatccaaaaattgtatataaaatttgtacatatataaaaacgTACTACGCACATATACAAAGTTATACTAATATTCTTTgcatcaaaaaaaaaaaaagttgaatgTTGCTACTAAGAATCGATGTTAAATAAACCACATCACGATATATGTCTTTATACATAATTACTACTGCTAATCAAATAGACTTTGaatgattattataaaatatacaatatataGTTATTCTTATGAATAATTCTactttaaatcttttttctcTTTGAACATGTAGTATAAaggtttatttttatatataaatgaagaaaattttatatctccacttgaaaatattattctttgGTAAAGGGCTTTTAAggtaaactaaaaaaaaaaaaaaattaatacccaaatttttttttataacttactACATAAAGTAAATGTCGACCTAAATATTCTTCAATTTCTTTATCTGGATTATCATTATCCAAtggtatattaaaatatggcTTATCCAAAAAtctactttttaaatatattttctttaaattagTAAACATTTTGAATACTTTTGGAGTTAATTCATTTCTTATTTGATGAagacttttttcttttgaattTAAATCGTTATCTCCTTCAATCAATTCATTTTCTTCATCACTAGAACTATTTTCCAATTTAATATACTCTTGTTCAGCTACTTTATATcgaaatttataaatttctgGATCATAAATACCATCAAATAGATTAGaattattatgatatttaACTGTTATTAAAATCCATGAAATAAAAGacacaataaaatataatatattatatggtGGTGGCACAGCTGTTCCAAGATAAAAGGcatcaaattttataattgaatCTTCGTACTTGAACTCGTCGGCCGCCTCAATTATAGCTTGTTCAGCTGTCCTAACTAACATTGAAACAATAAGATTTagtaaagataaaataagaaTACCATAAAATACAGCAATAACACATTCACCAACATTTTGTGTTAATTTATGTTCAACAGTGGGTGGATCTATTGTTGAGGGACCTGCTTCACCAACAACAATTGACATTTCCCATGGAGCAAGATATCCATATATAGAccaatataacattttttgtgTAGTCCATACATCTTCATAATAACTCATTTGTGATATTTCACCCTCATTAATATttccatttttaaaagatttattataaCTATAAGGTCTAAATATAAGTTGAATACCAgcattaaatgatataataataataaaagcaATAAAACTATATTGAATAATAACTTTAGCACATTTTGCTACACTAATAACAATTAAACcaatacatttaaatttcattaaaatataaaataatctccaaattaatattatacaacCAATTGCAAAAGTTAATTCACATATAATAGATACTCCAAAAGGATCCCAATGTCTTCTATTAATTTCATATATACCATCATTTGTTAATTCACCAACAGTTGCACAATAATGATAAGcagaaataatataaaattgacttattataaaatcaaaCCATGTCCACCATTTTATCATAGCAACTTTAAAACCTAATCTCcaacatttataaattattctaACAAATAATCCTAAtccatataaataaaaaagaaatggaATACCAATATCAAATCTTCCACTGGGAATTcttgaatatttttcattattaaaagcTGTTCCACGAAAATTTacttcaaataaaattaacattaatatatatataaaattatcaattataaCATATGCACGTGGATTAGCCATCCTTGTAAATAATGTTCTactatcaataaattttttttgaagtaCATTTACTACATTAGGATCActaaatatatctttaacaTTTGCCTCAAAATATGTTCCTATAATAGGAAAAACAgattttatatatgataattcACAACCATTTAtagatgataataaatttttagccTCTTCTGGTGTTTTTGTTgctgtaaataattttttaataaattttctaacaTTAATAGCTAAATTTTGATATGTTACTTCATTAGCTGGATCTAAAGATGATGTTTTatctaattcttttaataattttaatgctGAAAGTAATGGATCATTTGTACCATACCATAAAAAAGCATCACTTGAAATTGCTCTATAAAAATCTAATCTTAATACATTAATTAAGGCTGGATAAATTTCATAAGTACAATTAGAACAAGTACAATCTAAACGATGAATTTTAGGTAAAGAATgtcttaattttaaaaataattctaccAGCCTATAATTATTTACCAAACACGCTTGAAACAATGGAGTTATATATGGTGGGAAAAATTGTGAATTTTCAATAGTAAAATTAAGGTCAATATCTGGATAGTGCGATTTCAATATTGTCAATAAACATTTTACTACTGaaatttgattataaaaaataccCAATAAAATACATTCTTTTATCCCTTCTTTAACATTCCTATAATTACCGGAACCATGAAAAAAAACTGCAGTACATTTATCTACAAATTCTTCACAATcctatgaaataaaatttttataattaaaaaaaaaatttttgataaaaacaaaaaactTACAGGGCatagaatttttaatgatttataaaattctGATGCAAATGGAGAAATGTAATCACCATCATTTTCTTGTACATAATCATTTCTATAATCCGTTGATTGTATAATATGTTTTCCTATTTCCTCTTTAAATGAAGTTTTTTTTCCTATTGAAAATGCTATAAGACGTGCACCAACTTGACCACGtaacatttaattatattattaaagctattttaaaataatttaaagaacaataaaataaaccatatttttaaatgtacatatttagttaaatttaggacaaaaattttaatattatttcattgTTTACCataattaacattaattgTTCTATTAAAATGCCCTCTTTCTATAAATGTTTTcctttctaaaaatattaacattaacCAGGGCAATTGATGacattatctaaaaattgtACATACTCCATACTTTATcagatataaaataaaaaaaaaaaaaacacgaGTTTCGAATGATggttaaagaaaaataaatttaattttgtctCATAAAAAATcgattgaaaatttaaataactatagtctcaatatatttgataaataattgaCTGTCAAAAGTTTGaaaataccaaaaaaaaatgatgttgaaaaataaatttaatttgaaattttttacaatctgaaaatataaaatttttcctgtctaaatgataaaataaaatttataatacttGTCATGCTAAGTAATAACAGGAAAAGcaaaataatcaaataataaattatttttttcttaattttaaagttggttttttctttactatatatatcttttttatcaattttaattaattcaaatattcataaaaaacttatttttatctttttttataactttaaaaacttttcagGTTTTgcttaattatttttaatataatcaaattactataaaaagttttaaataaaaaatttatttaaaaaaggtaaaaaaaaatgaggagggattaattttaaaaattatataaacattttattataaaaattcatatacatataaatataattagatGAAATTTGTATGTCAAattagtaatttaaaatattaatcgTGTTAATGTCTGAAGATATTTCTTTGAATGAcaaatgattaaaattttaaaatttttagaaattatactataaatcatttatatttgagattgattgattaaaaaaaaaaagtttactaaatacaattaatcgtattataaaattgtaatatttatcaacctaaaataaagaaatattatttaagtaactttttcttatactataataaacttttatcaattataaagaaaggaaatatctaaaatatttagaaaaatcaACAAGTTTATGTTGttcttatttaataatataatataaaattataattatagtaatataattacatttgatatatatataccttAGATTACATTcttgtaatataatattatcttaaaatttttattagtttattttaaaaaaaatgtataaatca
Proteins encoded in this region:
- a CDS encoding Short transient receptor potential channel 5, translating into MLRGQVGARLIAFSIGKKTSFKEEIGKHIIQSTDYRNDYVQENDGDYISPFASEFYKSLKILCPDCEEFVDKCTAVFFHGSGNYRNVKEGIKECILLGIFYNQISVVKCLLTILKSHYPDIDLNFTIENSQFFPPYITPLFQACLVNNYRLVELFLKLRHSLPKIHRLDCTCSNCTYEIYPALINVLRLDFYRAISSDAFLWYGTNDPLLSALKLLKELDKTSSLDPANEVTYQNLAINVRKFIKKLFTATKTPEEAKNLLSSINGCELSYIKSVFPIIGTYFEANVKDIFSDPNVVNVLQKKFIDSRTLFTRMANPRAYVIIDNFIYILMLILFEVNFRGTAFNNEKYSRIPSGRFDIGIPFLFYLYGLGLFVRIIYKCWRLGFKVAMIKWWTWFDFIISQFYIISAYHYCATVGELTNDGIYEINRRHWDPFGVSIICELTFAIGCIILIWRLFYILMKFKCIGLIVISVAKCAKVIIQYSFIAFIIIISFNAGIQLIFRPYSYNKSFKNGNINEGEISQMSYYEDVWTTQKMLYWSIYGYLAPWEMSIVVGEAGPSTIDPPTVEHKLTQNVGECVIAVFYVRTAEQAIIEAADEFKYEDSIIKFDAFYLGTAVPPPYNILYFIVSFISWILITVKYHNNSNLFDGIYDPEIYKFRYKVAEQEYIKLENSSSDEENELIEGDNDLNSKEKSLHQIRNELTPKVFKMFTNLKKIYLKSRFLDKPYFNIPLDNDNPDKEIEEYLGRHLLYVFTLKALYQRIIFSSGDIKFSSFIYKNKPLYYMFKEKKDLK